The genomic window TTGCTCTGCTTTTTCTTTCTCGCCCACGCCAAACTCGCAAACGTTGTCTGCTCCCCCACGCTCTTTCCTCCCGCCTCACCTTGTCGGTCTTTCTGCTCTTCGTTATTAGACGACTTGCTAGATGACTTGTTCAGAGATTCCTTAAGTAGTAGAAAGCGCCAATAGGCGTCAAGCGAATCGGCAAGAAAAACTTCGTTGCCGGCCACTATTTCCAAACGTTGTCGAGGAAACCCGACTGCTTGAGTTCGTTGACGAAAGAATTGTCGTAGTAGGCGCCGGTCGGTGTCGCTTGCGCGGCTTTAGCGTCGATCATGTTGAGTTGCGCCATGCGTTGCACCATCGATTGCATGACGCTTTCCGGCACCGATGGATCCCTGGCGAAATTGTCGGTGACGTAGCTATAACTTTGGCGCAGCAGTTCGGCGTCGGCGATGCCGAGGTATTTGCCGATCAGCCGTTTGGTGAAATCCTCGTTGGCGTGGGCGAATCTTACTCCTTCCACCGCGGCTTTGAGCAGGCGCAAGGTAATGTCACGGTGAGTCGACGCGTAGGATCTGCGCGCGACGATGCCTTGGGATAGAAAGCCGCTGCCTAGGGCGCGTAGGTCTTTGGGCGTGACCAGTTCGCGATAACCCTCTTTGAACAAACGAAAGGTATGCGGCGGTGACAGCACGGCGCCGTCGATGGCGCCGCGGATGAGCGCGGCGACGGCCTCGGGGAAGCCGCCCATCTGCAGCGTGCTAACATCTTTTAGATTATTTCGCTCTAGCAAAGTTCTAAGCGCGAAGTCAGTGACCGAGCCGAAGCGAGTGATGCCGATCTTTTTGCCTGCGAGTGAGCGAAGGTCGCGGATATCGCCGCGCACCATGAGCGATTGGGTGAAGTTGGGCAGCAGCGCGGCGATCTGGATGATGTCGCCGCCGCTTAACACATTGGTGATAACCGCCGGTCCGCCGAAGGCGGCGAGGTTAGCCGCGCCGGATAGCATCGATTGCACCATCACCGCCGACGCGCCGACATAGACCATATCGACGGCGAGGCCATGTTTTTCGAACAGCCGGGCTTCTTTGGCGATGACGAATGGCACGC from Deltaproteobacteria bacterium includes these protein-coding regions:
- a CDS encoding ABC transporter substrate-binding protein, with product MKAFIVILVAALLIPAQSHTQELTKVPFPYGPLGLNSVPFVIAKEARLFEKHGLAVDMVYVGASAVMVQSMLSGAANLAAFGGPAVITNVLSGGDIIQIAALLPNFTQSLMVRGDIRDLRSLAGKKIGITRFGSVTDFALRTLLERNNLKDVSTLQMGGFPEAVAALIRGAIDGAVLSPPHTFRLFKEGYRELVTPKDLRALGSGFLSQGIVARRSYASTHRDITLRLLKAAVEGVRFAHANEDFTKRLIGKYLGIADAELLRQSYSYVTDNFARDPSVPESVMQSMVQRMAQLNMIDAKAAQATPTGAYYDNSFVNELKQSGFLDNVWK